One window of the Pseudomonas sihuiensis genome contains the following:
- a CDS encoding tellurite resistance TerB family protein, translating into MARKRRRSSKSGVSGVMVLGAIMIGLLASIPKGVWVVLVGVAIIGMGGWLIIKAFSKPPAVSSPPTKQPLRRKVDHSSSSDAPASIGLTFSLDEVSPVGETSVSIQVPASPQQLSAKQDSSGFFTVTLEAAQRSSHKIPSAPADLAGAKVRWLSAGEPIEVAGEKISGGLIYVGEDRNSRYGSSEPSLINPKLKVARGIVDIAERLTSYWPSYDNITPEARRAYLQWLYSGRKAPHANIGYVFLFFYGLERRVFVDAKTNQAAAAEIPSIIAEVERLLSIYDENHSFNTYASRFVDFLRQGQVLDRRYQKAPPAPLSYGYEMPIELRIGLGQLAADKQPMPADWALAWVLSDHNIGKRTPVTRCKEVFAQLFCMCYEERYGPGMVLPQNKTRLRLQYNTASAGLPPQELDGLSGIPDVTATSAARKKLQQLVDECTVQLEPYSRYLGRNSSTPDALEGLLQLPVNLWPPTARTALDELKQRIGDGMVVMSFGELAGRLQSAGSLSRDKVLTLARALESLHIGIEPDVLAGSRTPKAEDNVALFATQAEDGDLRSSPAYSAASVTLELACAVAAADGDTSPQEIMLLSQHIDSWSHLSGAHRKRLKAHLRLQLNQPPTLQSLKKKLEPLAEPAKRVVAAFLAHLAQVDGEVSPAEVKLLERVYKTLQLDPQSLYSDLHVAASGSPVGSSQTTPSIPGATPSKPVGGFVLDQERIAQLQRETEQVSALLAQVFADDKSVDSDEVVVEETVEDTSSVCGLDADHSAFLRVLVSRTEWARDELEAVASDMELMLNGALEQINDMAFEHFDMPVTEGEDPFEINPEIMDKLPL; encoded by the coding sequence ATGGCAAGGAAGCGTAGGCGCAGCAGCAAGTCCGGTGTATCTGGAGTGATGGTTCTGGGCGCCATAATGATCGGGCTGCTTGCTTCCATTCCCAAGGGGGTGTGGGTTGTCTTGGTGGGAGTAGCGATTATTGGTATGGGTGGGTGGCTGATCATCAAGGCCTTCAGCAAACCTCCAGCCGTATCCTCGCCACCGACTAAGCAGCCGCTCCGTCGAAAGGTCGATCATTCGAGCTCTTCTGATGCCCCCGCGAGCATTGGTCTGACGTTCTCCTTGGACGAGGTTTCGCCCGTAGGTGAGACGTCTGTATCAATTCAAGTCCCGGCCTCACCCCAGCAGCTTTCGGCAAAGCAGGACAGTTCTGGTTTCTTTACCGTGACACTGGAGGCCGCTCAGCGGTCTTCCCACAAAATTCCGAGTGCGCCGGCGGACCTGGCTGGTGCCAAGGTGCGCTGGCTTTCCGCTGGCGAACCCATTGAGGTTGCTGGCGAGAAGATCTCTGGCGGCTTGATCTATGTCGGTGAAGATCGAAACAGCCGCTATGGATCTTCGGAACCCTCACTGATCAACCCGAAGCTGAAGGTCGCACGGGGCATCGTTGATATTGCTGAGCGTCTCACTTCCTACTGGCCCAGTTACGACAACATCACCCCTGAGGCTCGGCGCGCATACCTCCAATGGCTATACAGTGGTCGGAAGGCTCCGCATGCCAACATTGGCTACGTGTTCCTGTTCTTCTATGGACTGGAACGCAGGGTATTCGTCGACGCGAAGACGAATCAGGCTGCCGCCGCCGAGATACCTAGCATCATTGCTGAGGTCGAAAGACTGCTCTCGATCTACGACGAGAATCATTCGTTTAATACCTACGCCAGTCGCTTCGTAGACTTCCTCCGTCAAGGCCAAGTGCTTGATCGACGCTATCAAAAGGCGCCGCCGGCACCGTTGTCTTACGGCTATGAAATGCCCATAGAGCTACGTATTGGCCTGGGCCAGTTGGCTGCTGACAAGCAACCAATGCCGGCTGACTGGGCGTTGGCCTGGGTGCTGTCTGATCACAACATTGGGAAGCGGACACCTGTAACCCGTTGTAAAGAAGTGTTCGCCCAGTTGTTCTGCATGTGCTACGAGGAACGTTATGGCCCAGGTATGGTGCTCCCTCAGAACAAGACTCGTCTGCGACTCCAATACAACACCGCTTCTGCGGGACTACCCCCTCAAGAGCTGGATGGCTTATCCGGTATTCCTGATGTCACTGCGACCAGCGCAGCTCGGAAGAAGCTGCAGCAGTTGGTTGACGAATGCACGGTGCAGTTGGAGCCCTACAGTCGTTATCTCGGTCGCAACTCCAGCACTCCTGATGCACTAGAAGGACTGTTACAGCTGCCTGTAAACCTGTGGCCGCCAACTGCTCGAACAGCGCTCGATGAGCTGAAACAACGCATCGGCGACGGTATGGTGGTCATGAGCTTCGGTGAGCTGGCAGGGCGACTGCAGAGTGCAGGTAGCCTGTCGCGAGACAAGGTTCTGACGCTCGCCCGCGCGCTGGAATCATTGCACATCGGTATCGAGCCGGATGTTCTGGCAGGCAGTCGAACACCCAAGGCAGAGGATAATGTGGCGCTCTTTGCGACCCAGGCTGAAGATGGTGATCTGCGGTCTTCGCCGGCGTATAGTGCAGCCTCTGTTACGTTGGAACTTGCCTGTGCTGTGGCGGCGGCCGATGGTGACACGTCGCCGCAGGAAATTATGCTGCTATCCCAGCATATCGACTCTTGGAGTCACCTGAGCGGTGCTCATCGGAAACGCCTGAAGGCGCACCTGCGTCTGCAGCTTAACCAGCCACCAACCCTGCAAAGCCTGAAGAAGAAACTGGAGCCCCTGGCCGAGCCGGCGAAGAGGGTTGTGGCGGCTTTTCTCGCTCACTTGGCGCAGGTCGACGGCGAGGTTAGCCCCGCAGAGGTGAAGTTGCTGGAGCGCGTCTACAAGACCCTGCAGCTGGATCCGCAATCGCTATACAGCGACCTTCATGTGGCCGCCAGTGGTAGCCCCGTTGGCTCATCGCAGACAACGCCTTCCATACCCGGAGCAACTCCGTCCAAGCCCGTTGGTGGATTTGTTCTGGACCAAGAGCGCATCGCTCAGTTGCAGCGTGAAACGGAGCAGGTATCCGCGCTGCTGGCTCAGGTTTTCGCTGATGACAAGTCTGTTGATTCGGATGAGGTCGTTGTCGAAGAGACCGTCGAGGATACTTCCTCCGTCTGTGGATTGGACGCCGATCACTCAGCCTTCCTGCGTGTACTCGTATCTCGTACCGAGTGGGCTCGCGACGAGTTGGAGGCGGTTGCAAGCGATATGGAGCTCATGCTCAATGGAGCATTGGAGCAGATCAACGACATGGCCTTCGAGCATTTCGATATGCCAGTCACCGAGGGGGAAGACCCCTTCGAAATCAACCCTGAAATCATGGACAAACTACCGCTATGA
- a CDS encoding ATP-binding protein produces the protein MSSIRAKDRDAVIQSLRAGVVPRAGQHLIQVGRVSELEALIRDVERLAESGSAFRVVIGEYGAGKTFFLNLVRSIAMERKLVTMHADLNPDRRLHATGGQARSLYAELAKNMSTRTKPDGGALQGIVEKFIAQAKTEAKASGKDSEAVIREHLEQLTEMVNGYDFADVIAAYCKGFEEGNEQLKADAIRWLRGEFTTRTDARTALGVRTIVDDASVYDQLKLLARFVRLAGFSGLMVCLDELVNLYKLSNTQARNANYEQILRILNDSLQGSAEGLGFVLGGTPEFLMDARRGLYSYPALQSRLAENNFAKSGLVDLSGPVVRLTSLTPEDFYVLLQKLRHVYAAGVSERYLLPDEALPLFMAHCNQRMGEAYFRTPRTTITAFINLLAVLEQNPGADWRTLLGAVEIAPDRGGETDTQVDADDELATFQL, from the coding sequence ATGAGCAGCATCAGAGCCAAGGACCGCGATGCGGTCATCCAGTCCCTGCGCGCTGGCGTCGTTCCCCGTGCCGGCCAGCACTTGATTCAGGTGGGGCGTGTCAGTGAGCTGGAGGCGCTCATCCGTGATGTGGAGCGCCTCGCGGAAAGTGGTTCCGCGTTCCGCGTAGTGATCGGTGAATATGGCGCAGGCAAGACGTTCTTCCTCAACCTGGTTCGCTCTATTGCGATGGAGCGCAAGCTCGTCACCATGCATGCGGATCTGAACCCGGATCGTCGTCTCCATGCTACTGGCGGCCAGGCTCGCTCGCTGTATGCCGAATTGGCCAAGAATATGTCCACCCGGACTAAACCTGATGGCGGTGCTCTGCAAGGAATAGTCGAGAAGTTCATTGCACAGGCCAAGACGGAAGCCAAAGCGTCCGGCAAAGACAGTGAGGCTGTGATTCGTGAGCATCTCGAGCAACTGACAGAGATGGTCAACGGCTATGACTTTGCTGATGTAATCGCGGCTTATTGCAAAGGCTTCGAAGAGGGCAACGAGCAGCTCAAGGCGGATGCTATCCGCTGGTTGCGTGGCGAGTTCACTACCAGGACAGATGCCCGCACCGCACTGGGTGTGCGAACCATCGTCGACGATGCGTCGGTCTACGATCAGCTCAAGTTGCTCGCGCGATTCGTTCGGTTGGCCGGCTTTAGCGGATTGATGGTATGTCTCGATGAGCTGGTGAACCTGTACAAGCTCTCCAACACCCAAGCTCGCAACGCTAACTACGAGCAGATTTTGCGTATCCTCAATGACTCCCTGCAGGGTTCCGCTGAGGGGCTTGGTTTTGTGTTGGGTGGTACCCCCGAGTTTCTCATGGATGCTCGCCGCGGCCTCTACAGCTATCCGGCTCTGCAGTCGCGTTTGGCGGAAAACAACTTCGCCAAGTCCGGGCTGGTAGATCTTTCCGGTCCTGTCGTACGCCTCACCAGCCTGACGCCTGAGGATTTCTACGTGCTGCTGCAGAAACTGCGTCATGTATACGCGGCAGGCGTGAGCGAGCGCTATTTGCTACCCGACGAAGCATTGCCGCTGTTTATGGCCCACTGTAATCAGCGGATGGGCGAGGCCTACTTCCGGACCCCGCGGACGACCATCACCGCATTCATCAACCTGCTAGCGGTGCTGGAGCAGAATCCGGGCGCTGATTGGCGAACCCTGCTGGGGGCCGTAGAGATTGCACCGGATCGAGGTGGTGAGACTGATACCCAGGTAGATGCGGACGATGAGCTTGCCACCTTCCAGCTCTGA
- a CDS encoding DEAD/DEAH box helicase, which translates to MSLPPSSSESAGFALLEPRIQRWIWSEGWTSLRDAQERAIPALLGADQDVIIAAATAAGKTEAAFLPILTNLLQDTERPGSVLYISPLKALINDQWDRLARLCDELELPVIAWHGDISASRKHRFLKSPEGILLITPESLEALFVNRGTSLAGLFANLRYLVVDELHAFIGSERGKQLQSLMHRVETILDRPLPRVGLSATLGDMTLAAAFLRPNAPQHVSVIESKGSGQILKVQIRGYVESKQALPMQSEDDEVFSPDHAIAEHLFQVLRGSNNLVFPNSRTQVEWFADNLRRRCEQDGVPNEFWPHHGSLAKDIREETEKALKAGDRPATAVCTTTLELGVDIGSIKTVVQIGAPPSVASLRQRLGRSGRRPGEAAILRSYCKERQLDDGSLLSDRLRQGLVQSIAMIRLLMQGWFEPPRVQGLHLSTLVQQCLSVIAQRGGATAAELWSTLIRSGPFAGVEQGSFLSLLRALGERDLITQETSGLLLPGVVGERMINHYDFYSAFVSNEEFRLVCDGKPLGALPVSRPLTVDQRIIFAGRRWRVTNVDTDAKVIVVRSDPGGAPPSFDGLGARVHDRVRQEMKAVLLETDVYPYLDATAQELLAQARSAFTDLGLAHSSMTESGGKTYLFTWQGDWTNDALAILLTYTGLASENSGLVIEVEGDRTSLESKLREIAEWDGIDESSVLAHVQNMVQEKWDWVLPPPLLMQSYATMQLDLGGAKALALGLVSQPKVTA; encoded by the coding sequence ATGAGCTTGCCACCTTCCAGCTCTGAGTCGGCTGGGTTCGCACTCCTTGAGCCGCGAATCCAGCGCTGGATATGGTCTGAAGGCTGGACCTCCCTACGCGATGCCCAGGAGCGCGCTATCCCTGCGCTTTTGGGCGCGGATCAGGATGTCATCATCGCGGCGGCTACAGCTGCAGGGAAAACCGAAGCCGCGTTTCTACCCATCCTTACCAATCTCCTGCAGGACACGGAAAGGCCTGGGTCGGTGCTTTACATAAGCCCACTAAAGGCTCTCATCAATGACCAGTGGGATCGTTTGGCGAGACTTTGCGATGAGCTTGAACTTCCAGTCATTGCTTGGCATGGGGATATCTCAGCGAGCCGCAAACATCGCTTCCTCAAGTCCCCGGAAGGCATTCTGCTGATCACGCCGGAGTCGCTCGAAGCTCTTTTCGTCAACAGGGGGACCAGTCTAGCGGGATTGTTTGCCAACCTACGGTACCTGGTGGTGGATGAGCTCCATGCCTTTATCGGTAGTGAGCGAGGCAAGCAGCTACAGTCACTCATGCATCGAGTGGAAACAATCCTTGATCGCCCCCTGCCCAGGGTCGGTCTCTCTGCCACGCTGGGCGACATGACGCTGGCTGCGGCCTTCTTGCGCCCGAATGCCCCCCAGCATGTGTCGGTGATCGAGTCCAAGGGGAGTGGCCAGATACTTAAGGTTCAGATCAGAGGGTATGTGGAGTCCAAGCAGGCGCTCCCGATGCAGTCTGAAGATGATGAGGTTTTTTCTCCGGACCATGCCATCGCAGAACACCTCTTTCAGGTACTGCGGGGTAGCAACAACCTGGTCTTCCCCAACAGTCGAACTCAGGTGGAGTGGTTCGCTGACAATCTGCGGCGCCGTTGCGAGCAGGATGGTGTACCGAACGAGTTCTGGCCGCATCACGGCAGCTTGGCGAAGGACATTCGAGAGGAAACCGAGAAAGCGCTGAAAGCCGGTGACCGGCCTGCCACTGCAGTTTGCACTACGACGTTGGAGCTTGGGGTAGATATCGGCAGCATCAAGACGGTGGTGCAGATCGGGGCGCCGCCATCGGTAGCCAGTTTGCGTCAGCGCTTGGGTCGATCCGGACGTCGCCCGGGAGAAGCAGCCATTCTCCGAAGTTACTGCAAGGAGCGTCAGCTAGACGATGGCTCGCTATTGTCGGATCGACTCCGCCAGGGCTTGGTGCAAAGCATTGCCATGATCAGGTTGTTGATGCAGGGCTGGTTCGAGCCCCCGCGCGTTCAGGGCCTTCATTTATCGACCTTAGTGCAGCAGTGTCTCTCAGTGATAGCTCAACGAGGGGGCGCAACAGCTGCGGAGCTTTGGAGCACCTTGATACGAAGTGGTCCGTTCGCAGGGGTGGAGCAGGGCAGCTTCCTCAGTTTGCTTCGTGCCCTCGGTGAGCGCGATTTGATAACCCAGGAAACATCAGGGCTCCTGCTGCCCGGCGTGGTGGGGGAACGCATGATCAACCACTACGACTTCTACAGTGCATTTGTCAGCAATGAAGAGTTCCGCCTGGTATGCGATGGCAAACCACTTGGAGCATTGCCCGTCTCCAGGCCACTAACCGTTGATCAGCGCATCATCTTTGCAGGACGGCGCTGGCGGGTCACGAATGTGGACACTGATGCCAAGGTCATCGTCGTGAGATCCGATCCAGGTGGTGCTCCGCCATCCTTCGATGGGCTAGGAGCCCGTGTACATGATCGGGTTCGGCAAGAGATGAAGGCCGTCTTGTTGGAGACGGACGTCTACCCCTATCTCGATGCTACGGCACAGGAACTATTGGCTCAGGCGCGTAGCGCCTTCACGGACCTTGGGCTGGCACATTCGAGCATGACCGAAAGCGGAGGCAAGACTTACCTTTTCACCTGGCAAGGCGATTGGACGAACGATGCCTTGGCTATCTTGCTGACGTACACCGGACTAGCCAGTGAGAACAGTGGGTTGGTCATTGAGGTTGAGGGGGATCGGACGTCGCTTGAAAGCAAGCTGCGCGAGATTGCCGAGTGGGATGGTATTGATGAATCCAGTGTTCTGGCGCATGTACAGAATATGGTTC